One genomic window of Hydra vulgaris chromosome 03, alternate assembly HydraT2T_AEP includes the following:
- the LOC136078704 gene encoding uncharacterized protein LOC136078704, which yields MSIKSAAKMHNVPRSTLQTKLSGSSTLMCRPGPAPTLPLHIEEACEKYLIEMARRGFLLKINDLLIIISEILHKSSHPAIFKNGIPSRTWAYRYLNRHPDLKSKTSEHLSLGRSSVTKESLLAWYSNFKKFIEDKELGHLIKSPECIFNLDKTAFYLNSNRGKFIGRKHECLQQVCTTSEKENVTVAINFSAAGEMASPMVTLKRQKLSKSLQQCVPLGMIVQRSSSGWMKEETFLYYLKEFKRYLLGKGLLNIKDNNQKVVLFVDGHSSHLSYGASKYCEETGIVLYCLYPNATHVQQPDDVGT from the coding sequence ATGTCTATCAAATCAGCTGCCAAAATGCATAATGTTCCTCGCAGTACTTTACAAACAAAACTATCTGGCTCAAGTACCCTTATGTGTAGGCCGGGACCAGCACCTACATTGCCACTGCACATAGAAGAAGCATGTGAGAAATATCTTATTGAAATGGCAAGAAGaggatttcttttaaaaataaatgacttattaataataatttcagaaatattacataaaagcTCACATCctgctatatttaaaaatggaatcCCTTCTAGAACTTGGGCATACAGATATCTAAACAGGCACCCTGACTTAAAGTCTAAAACATCAGAGCATCTCTCTTTAGGTAGGTCCAGTGTCACCAAGGAGTCCCTTTTGGCATGGTAtagcaactttaaaaagttcattgaaGATAAGGAATTAGGTCATTTGATTAAGTCACcagaatgtatttttaatttagacaaaACGGCTTTTTATCTAAACTCAAACAGAGGTAAATTCATTGGTAGAAAGCATGAATGTTTGCAACAGGTTTGCACTActagtgaaaaagaaaatgtCACAGTTGCAATCAATTTCTCGGCTGCGGGAGAAATGGCTTCTCCTATGGTAACTTTAAAGAGGCAGAAACTATCTAAAAGTCTTCAGCAATGTGTTCCACTTGGAATGATAGTCCAAAGAAGCTCTAGTGGATGGATGAAGGAGGAAACTTTCCTGTATTATTTGAAAGAGTTTAAAAGGTATTTGCTTGGTAAAGGCTTGCTTAATATAAAAGACAATAATCAAAAAGTTGTACTTTTTGTTGATGGACATTCCAGTCACCTGAGCTATGGTGCATCTAAGTATTGTGAAGAGACAGGTATTGTACTATACTGCTTGTACCCAAATGCTACACACGTGCAGCAACCTGATGATGTTGGCACGTGA
- the LOC100205165 gene encoding clavesin-1, whose protein sequence is MDVDFEKALNELNERTDTRCLDVEAIRDRIKLRPDILFTRVDDEFIIRFLRSRKYDKDKAFQLLVNYNQFRRKHFIFFKTLNISCLRPVFEDGLPTVSPLRDHLGRSLIFLFAGNWNSALYTFDDILRALFVTMEYLIESERTQLFGVVLVVDFTGWKFADAQKLNKQHLIDAIKMFQDCFPARFKAIHFINQPWYVRVMLTLIKSTLKEKTISRIYFHGKNLFELQNYIKADALPRELGGDLLITDKSWLYKALLEKEVFKGKSERKKIL, encoded by the exons ATGGATGTAGATTTTGAAAAAGCGCTTAATGAACTAAACGAACGAACCGATACGCGATGTTTGGATGTTGAAGCTATACGCGATAGGATAAAACTTCGACCAGATATTTTATTTACGAGAGTCGACGATGAGTTTATTATCCGATTTTTGAGATCCAGGAAATACGACAAGGATAAAGCATTTCAGTTACTTGTTAATTACAACCAATTTCGCCGAAagcactttatttttttcaagacacTTAACATTTCCTGTTTGCGTCCAGTGTTTGAAGACGGACTTCCAACTGTATCACCACTACGAGATCATCTTGGTAGaagcctaatttttttgtttgctggAAATTGGAACAGTGCTCTATATACTTTTGACGACATTCTAAGAGCCCTTTTTGTCACAATGGAGTACTTAATTGAGAGCGAGCGTACGCAACTTTTTGGTGTGGTTCTTGTTGTAGATTTTACAGGCTGGAAATTTGCAGATGcacaaaaattgaataaacaaCATCTTATTGATGCAATTAAAATGTTTCAAGATTGCTTCCCAGCTAGATTCAAAGCAATTCACTTTATTAATCAACCATGGTATGTGAGAGTTATGTTGACACTCattaaatcaactttaaaagaaaagacaATAAGCAGA atctatTTTCACGGCAAAAATTTGTTTGAGttgcaaaactatataaaagCGGACGCTTTGCCACGTGAACTCGGAGGTGACCTTTTGATTACAGACAAATCGTGGTTGTACAAAGCTTTATTAGAAAAAGAAGTATTCAAAGGAAaatctgaaagaaaaaaaattctatag